CTGTTTTTATTAAAGATTCGGATCCTAAAcgttctgaaaaaaaaaaggaagaagctaACAGCTCCACAGCTCCTCCAGTTTACACAGGTAGCAATGAGATGTTCCATGTATAGCAATGAGTAGCAATGAGATGTTTCATGAGATCTTCCTTTGATGCCATCAACGAACTAACAATCAAAACTATATGTTACCAATCTCGCCTCCACCAGCCTTGATCCAACAATTCTTGATCCGATGTCCATTTTTATTGCAGTTTTGAATTAACACTGCCTAAATATCGCCAAAATACTGTCTGGAATCACAGGCAGTCCATGCACAGCCCCAGCCCGAagagacgacgacgaagatACCAGCAGAACGGGCAAAGGACATAACAACCAACCAGTAACACTAATCGGGAAGGAAAGCCTTTCCCAAAAACGACTGCAAGCATCAGCCGTCCCACTGAAACAAACACAAGGACAGCAAACCACCAGCCATGTCAACAACAGCGGACCGCACCGAAGCCCCATACCAGGCCGCTTGACACCACGCCAAGTGCTGCCAGCGGAAGAAGAACCACGGCCACTCGGCGAATCCGAAAAACACCACGCCTAGGACGGCGACGCACGGCAGCACTTGAAGAAGAACCGAAAGCGACACCACCCATGCGGCCTGACCACTAAGACGCGCCcaaagaactgaagaagacAGCAAGCATTCATGCAGCGGAAGGGCAAAGCCACACCCAacaaaccaaaacaaacatCACCACGGACGGACCACACAAGAAATTAAAGAGCGCAGCAACAGCAGAAAAAACGGTCAAGGAAAAAGCACGAACCTCATGAGGCGGTGAAGAGGACGAACAGAAATCCAATGGAGCGACGCAGCAACAAATCGGCCATCAACGACCTACAACCAAGGATCTGCAGGCATAAAAAATAGCCCATAAAAGAAACGGCTATGAATCAAGATCCCGCACCTGCTCGGCCCAAACAACCGGTTGTAGATCGCACACGACCACACGGGGGCGAACGCAATGGACGAACAACCACCACCAGAACAACCTGCATCTAAAATTCTCTCAGCGAAGAACACAGTACACACACACAGAAAGACGGAGAAAAAGAGCACATCGAAGGGGCAGCAAGATTCACCTGAACCCGCGGCGAAACCTAAACCGCACACGCCTCCCCGCCCCCACCGCGCACACAAAGAATGCGACCCCAAGAACACAATTCTCCGTCCAGCAAGCCCCAAACCACTCTCCACGAAACCACAGCCAACAGCAGGCCAAATCACCGCCCCAAGAGAGGAGCACACACCCAGGAAAACGAGGCGCAGACCAAAGGGAGGCGGACCTGCCCGGCCGTAGAGATTGAAGGGATAGCACAAACGGAAGTGTGAGAAATATCGGCATAGATTGCAGAACTTAACTGGTAGTAAGTCAAAACCATCTGGATTTGATAAGTTTAAGCCCCACGGAAACCATTCCGATGTACAAGGTACAGAAACCTGTCAAGAATTTAGCGATACAAGAAGATGCAGAAATGGAGATCCCTGTACCCTGTACTGTACTCCATTTACAGCTCTACAAGGCCCTTGATGCAGTAAGTACCCACAAGGAACCAGCCGGTCATTAAGGCGACGAAGGCAAGCAGGCCGACCAGGAACGTCGTACCGCCAAGGAGAGCCCCAAGGAAGAGCACCACGGCGAACGGTCCGAGGGCCTTCGCCGCAGATGCCACGCTCACCCAGCGACCCCGTAGGAACATTGCCGCAGCTAGGCTGACTACGTTCCATTTCTCATGGCCGGAGTAGAAGAGCCTGTTCAGATTGTTCACCACAAAAGAGTGGCAGTTGCAGGTGAACAGGTTGTAGTTCCTGTTCTGGAACTCCTGCACGCCTTTCTTGAGCGTGTCGTCCCATGTCAACTCTAAGTCGGTACCAAGAAGCTTATAGCACTACATATGAAAAAATTTCTTATGAGCAATAGTATGGTCCAACCTTTGGATGTTAAATCAGAAATGGTATAAACAACAGGTACAAACCTCATCGCCATTTATCTGAATGTAGCGCGCAACTGCTCCAAAGGCAAAGTTGTCAACTGACACAAAATTTGGACCAGCAAAGTCCAAGATTACGCCATCTTCTCTGCAAATGCCAATGTGACCGATAAACGGTATCAACCATGAGATGAAGGGTATGGGAGTCCATACTATGCAACAGGGAAAGCGAGCTCTTCTTGGGTCCATTGGATTGAGCCGGCTTCTGTCAGTTTCCATTATCCCAATTGTAGTTCAAAATGCTGGTCAGCAGGGGGGTTGCTTCAGAATATCAGAGAAAAATTAAGATTCAGAAGAGGAATGCAGACTCATGCAGTCAGGAATacagtgaaaagaaaaacccatAGAAATGCATGCCAAGAATTAACTAATTAATAGTGTCCCACGAGGAGCAGAAAGCAAAGAATAAAATACACCCCTGGTCCATAAATTCAGAggaaatgaacactttagtccacgaacacCCTAAACTGGGAAGTAAAGTGCGTTTtctgagttcgtggactaaagtgttcatttgcTCCGAGTTtctggactagtggtgtattttactcgaAAGcaaacactaacttaaatccACAAGCAGCATTTAGGCAGGCACATGTTCTTCTCTCGTGGAATAAATCTACCTTCGTTTTGTCTTTTGATACCATTCTGTCAAATGTTGCCACAGGTTACCACATGAAAGAGAAGGAATACTAATTTAAATACTAACACAAAAAGTATCAAAAAGTATCTACTCTTGTAACAGGCCTCGTGAAATATCTTGTGCACATCTGAGccgtttttatttatttttattcggGAAAAGGGGCTGGCACGGGACACAAGTATTCCAGCCGTATTGGTGTGTATCCCCGTTCTGGGCCATTTTCTGCACAGATACGGCAGGTCTCTGGCGTATCCCTGCAACGTAGATCTACAGGCTGGTGCAAGAAGGCAACGAAATGACTTAAGCAAATCTCATTTGTATGAATAAACCAGATTTATAACAGTGAAATGATCAGACgcactccctccattccataattcttgtctcaaatttgaccaaaaatggatgtatctattcctaaaaagtgtctagatacatgtaatatctcgacaagaattatggaaggagggagtactatgtaAGACCCCAAATCGTATTTCCACTCATAAAATGAAATTAAAATTGTATTTCCACTCATAAAATGAAATTACACATCCCCAAACTTGCTACACAGAAGGATGCACCCAAAGTGATCCCTCCGGTAAGGTTTTCTTCACATATCTAATCAACTCATATATTTGGAATCAAGGAAGCACAGAATCCATTTTACCTAAGAAGATTTAACATGATTAGTAGGCCCCTCTGACCTGCTTTTAGTTCTTATACATTAATCCCCATTCTTAATCCCATTCACCAAACCTACAGAGGTTTAGGTTTAAACTTGTGCAACTCAATAAGATCCCAGTCTAAATATTTGAATTCCAATCTATTTTCTGGGAAATCCAACCCCACAAGCCACAGGTGAATGCCCTTTGGCTCAATCTCAGTCCAAGTGAAGACCAGAACAATTGGATCTTCCAGCAATCCAAAAGCACCCAGTAAATTCTAATCTAGGATGCCCGGATACAGATACGGACTGTGATATGACAATTTTCCAAAAACACGGATACGGGGATAcatttgtatatatataataaacATTAATAATACAGAAAAATTAGCACTTGGTACATAGGAGCGTAGGCCTATAGGGTCACTGTGATATGATTgttgacaaaaaaaaggctCCGCAGCCCTCAGCCTGTTCTCCACCTAGCTACCAAGTGCTAACGATTTAGTAAATTAGTAAGTGCCACTAGGCCCTAGTAAAAAAAGATTATGAGCTCATGTGAATCACAGCTTGTCAAGTTGGAACCCACTATTCCTCTGTTTCTCTGTCCCTGAGAAACTGGTAGCCATTTTTTACCtacaggagaagaagaggaagtactAAATTGAAATTGGTCGCCATTGTCTACTAAGCCGTACTAATAGTCCCAATTGTCCATCACAGTTGAAGGACGCAACGGAATTAAAATTCAATTGAGGTGTTCAGCCCGGGcggaacagggagaacggaGAAGTGGAGATGGGAGGAGGGAAGAGGGCTAGAGGGGGACTGGGGGAGACAGGGGAAACTGACCTGCAGTCCTACACAGTGGAGCGGcacctgccggccggccgccggaggggGCTGCTCGCGCTCGGCGGACGCCGGAGACAGGTGCTCGGCGAAGAACGGCGAACAGATGAGCGGCGGGCCGGCGGCTGGTTATTTTCTCCGGTATGGTGGCGCAGGAGCAGGGGCGGCCGGCGTCCTCTCCAGTGTGGCGGCGCACGGGCCGCACGGCGCCCAGGTCGGGGCTCGGGAGGTCGGGGGAGACGGGAGGTGAGACGAGAGAAAGAGGAATCGATCCAGGGATGTTAGGAAATTTCGGGATCCCTGACGGATCGCGAGTGTATCCAGTATCTGTTCAGGTATccgatttttatttttacttttaaaaatagaaaacGTCCGTAAGCAAGGgactatttttttccttttttttatctaagTAGGGGATATACTTATTTTTGAGTATCCGGAGGTAACCGACCAGCGATTTTTCACAGGATCCGTGTTTCCGAGATCCTAATATAACTACCTTCACTaaactaataaaacaaaaaaaaacctaacaTCTCCCACACAGTAATAGCTGTGTAGTTTACTCGCATTCAAGAAGCAAATTTTAAGGAGTCGGTACTGATCACACTGAAAAGAACACGAACAAAAAAGGTAGATATGTAAAATTATGCTACCTTCTATCCACTATCCTCACGCAGAGATCGACGCCTTCTCCTCGACAACGGCGGTGGAGAAATGCACTGACGATGTGCTCTGATGCAGCTGTTGGGATCCCGGGTAACTTGAGTTTTTTGTGTCCCTTTCTAGCTAAACATCAAGGGtgcatttgtttattttgagTTTGCATCCCATGATCTATTCAAGTTTAAATATTGGCACTCACATTTACATATGTACATCAACGATCAATCGAGAATCTAATGTTGTCCGTGGTTCATCGATTTATCTAGGTTTCGATTATTGTCTGTTGTTGCATTTGAATGTGTGATGATTTGGCTAGTTGGACAAGTTGTAATTCGTGACAATTTGatcaaccttttcttttttgaggaacCTTCCTCGAAGGGCATGATGCTCCTGCAATAAGATCGATTCGTAGAAAAAATAagcaaaaaaacatatatttgACAGACGTTTTCACCACGGGAAAACGATGGCATAGCCTTGGTATATGTGAATATTAACCTCACACGGAGTATCATGTAAGCAACATGTTTGGTCGAAACGTGTTCATGCAAAATGATATAACAATCTACACTCAAACGAGTTCACAAAAGTTAAAAAATGATTAAAGATGCCtgttcaaaataaatataaaatagTTCGtcgaaaaaatatataaatccTAAATAAATGTCCATCTTCTAGAAGTTTCTCGATAACATCTAGAATGTTCCATCTCTCCCCAAGTTTGAGTTGCGGTAGCTTTAAACTGAACTTTCCCCATGGATCCAGAAAATTACCTCGTCCGAAACGAGGTCTCCCCTGTCTATCCAGCATCTTCCCTAAATAAACGGCAGCAAACATAGTAATACACAGGTTTCGTAGCGTCCACGCGCCATCGCTGAGTCTCCGAGTTCGAGACGCGAACCGACTCCAAATCACCACCTCGATGGATTTATAAATACCACGGCTACGCCATCAGCTCACTTCCATCGATCCATCTTCTGAAAGCCCCCCAGCCCCAAGCCCCCAATTGGCACTTGCGAGAAAGAAACCAAGAAGCAGTTCTTGCCTCGATCGATCTTCTTGGACGAATACAAGCTAGCTGGTTCTTCTTCGAAGGAGAAGAAGTCTTCTTCGATCTCGtccgggaagaagaggaggaggaggaggaggaggaggagatgccgATGGGGAAGTACGCGGAGGTGCtggagatggcggcgcgggtcgCCGTGCGGTCCTACACGCACTGCCCCCACACGGCGCGCGTCTACTACAAGCCCCCGCACACGACGATGGCCGCCGCGGGCGGGAACGGCGGGAGCCCTAGCGGTGGAGCGACCGCCACTTCGTCCGGGAAGACCGGAGCCGAGGcatcagcggcggcgaggacgaagactcagcagcagccgcagcaggcggcggcg
This is a stretch of genomic DNA from Brachypodium distachyon strain Bd21 chromosome 1, Brachypodium_distachyon_v3.0, whole genome shotgun sequence. It encodes these proteins:
- the LOC100844398 gene encoding uncharacterized protein LOC100844398 isoform X2; protein product: MPIFLTLPFVLSLQSLRPGRSASLWSAPRFPGCVLLSWGGDLACCWLWFRGEWFGACWTENCVLGVAFFVCAVGAGRRVRFRFRRGFRCRLFWWWLFVHCVRPRVVVCDLQPVVWAEQVVDGRFVAASLHWISVRPLHRLMRYCKCWMPCNPDDLMIQCEECTDWFHPACIGKTIKEAKKLEHFSCESCAAEKRRRLKESSEQKIEIVP
- the LOC100844398 gene encoding uncharacterized protein LOC100844398 isoform X1, yielding MPIFLTLPFVLSLQSLRPGRSASLWSAPRFPGCVLLSWGGDLACCWLWFRGEWFGACWTENCVLGVAFFVCAVGAGRRVRFRFRRGFRCRLFWWWLFVHCVRPRVVVCDLQPVVWAEQVVDGRFVAASLHWISVRPLHRLMRYCKCWMPCNPDDLMIQCEECTDCRWSRNEGGAEGALDEIYISCMRCGDVHCCFEFDVCRHGRTCNSLF
- the LOC100844398 gene encoding protein RTE1-HOMOLOG isoform X4 — its product is METDRSRLNPMDPRRARFPCCIVWTPIPFISWLIPFIGHIGICREDGVILDFAGPNFVSVDNFAFGAVARYIQINGDECYKLLGTDLELTWDDTLKKGVQEFQNRNYNLFTCNCHSFVVNNLNRLFYSGHEKWNVVSLAAAMFLRGRWVSVASAAKALGPFAVVLFLGALLGGTTFLVGLLAFVALMTGWFLVGTYCIKGLVEL
- the LOC100844398 gene encoding uncharacterized protein LOC100844398 isoform X3; translation: MPIFLTLPFVLSLQSLRPGRSASLWSAPRFPGCVLLSWGGDLACCWLWFRGEWFGACWTENCVLGVAFFVCAVGAGRRVRFRFRRGFRLFWWWLFVHCVRPRVVVCDLQPVVWAEQVVDGRFVAASLHWISVRPLHRLMRYCKCWMPCNPDDLMIQCEECTDCRWSRNEGGAEGALDEIYISCMRCGDVHCCFEFDVCRHGRTCNSLF